The Streptococcus mitis genome has a segment encoding these proteins:
- the pknB gene encoding Stk1 family PASTA domain-containing Ser/Thr kinase — MIQIGKIFAGRYRIIKQIGRGGMADVYLAKDLILDGEEVAVKVLRTNYQTDPIAVARFQREARAMADLDHPHIVRITDIGEEEGQQYLAMEYVAGLDLKRYIKEHHPLSNEEAIRIMGQILLAMRLAHTRGIVHRDLKPQNILLTPDGTAKVTDFGIAVAFAETSLTQTNSMLGSVHYLSPEQARGSKATVQSDIYAMGIIFYEMLTGHIPYDGDSAVTIALQHFQKPLPSVIAENPSVPQALENVVIKATAKKLTDRYKSVAEMYVDLSSSLSYNRRNEPKLVFDDATKADTKTLPKVPQSTLTSIPKAPVQEEPPQVKKVTPQIEEHAPTPKLKKKRKFKARYLILLASVLLVAASLIWIFSRTPATISIPNVAGQTVAEAKEALKKANFEAGEEKSEASDTVAEGRVIRTDPEAGSGRKEGTKVNLIVSSGKQSFQLSNYVGRKYTDVVAELKDKKVPENLIKMEEEESSESEPGTVLRQTPAAGTTYDLSKASTIVLTVAKKVTSVTMPGYIGSSLEFTKNNLIQIVGVKEANIEVVEVSTAPEGTAEGNVVDQTPKAGGKIDLASTRIKISIYKPKTPPSSSSSTSVQRGNQGSPTTPNQGNQQGGQQGNQQGTVPTPSQPNSEGNHENSRD; from the coding sequence ATGATCCAAATCGGCAAGATTTTTGCCGGGCGGTATCGAATTATCAAACAGATTGGTCGAGGGGGCATGGCAGATGTTTACTTGGCCAAGGATTTGATTCTAGACGGGGAAGAAGTGGCAGTGAAGGTCCTGAGGACCAACTACCAGACAGATCCGATTGCTGTGGCGCGTTTCCAGCGGGAAGCGAGAGCCATGGCGGATTTGGACCATCCTCATATCGTTCGGATTACAGATATCGGTGAAGAAGAGGGACAACAGTATCTCGCAATGGAATATGTTGCTGGATTAGACCTCAAACGCTATATCAAGGAACATCACCCTCTTTCAAATGAAGAAGCGATTCGAATCATGGGACAAATCCTCTTGGCTATGCGCTTAGCCCATACTCGAGGAATTGTTCACAGAGATTTAAAACCGCAAAATATCCTTTTGACACCAGATGGGACTGCCAAGGTTACAGACTTTGGGATTGCAGTAGCCTTTGCAGAGACGAGTCTAACTCAGACCAACTCAATGCTAGGTTCTGTGCATTATTTATCACCAGAGCAGGCGCGTGGTTCTAAAGCGACTGTACAGAGCGATATCTATGCCATGGGGATTATTTTCTATGAGATGTTGACTGGCCATATCCCTTACGATGGGGATAGTGCAGTAACCATCGCCCTCCAGCATTTCCAGAAACCTCTGCCGTCGGTTATAGCTGAAAATCCATCTGTGCCTCAGGCTTTAGAGAATGTTGTTATTAAGGCAACTGCCAAGAAATTAACAGATCGCTACAAATCAGTTGCTGAGATGTATGTGGATTTGTCTAGCAGCTTATCTTACAATCGTCGCAATGAACCAAAGTTAGTCTTTGACGATGCGACGAAGGCGGACACCAAGACTCTTCCTAAAGTTCCACAAAGTACGCTGACTTCTATTCCTAAAGCTCCGGTACAAGAAGAACCTCCTCAAGTGAAGAAAGTGACTCCGCAGATCGAAGAGCATGCGCCTACGCCAAAATTAAAGAAAAAGCGGAAGTTTAAAGCTCGATATTTGATTCTTTTGGCAAGTGTTCTATTAGTAGCTGCTTCTTTGATTTGGATTTTCTCTAGAACACCGGCAACAATTTCCATTCCGAATGTGGCCGGACAAACTGTGGCTGAAGCTAAAGAAGCTCTTAAAAAAGCTAATTTCGAAGCAGGCGAAGAAAAATCAGAAGCTAGTGATACAGTAGCAGAAGGACGTGTTATTCGAACGGATCCAGAAGCTGGTAGCGGCCGAAAAGAAGGAACCAAGGTCAATTTGATTGTTTCTTCTGGTAAGCAATCTTTCCAATTGAGCAATTACGTCGGACGCAAGTATACGGATGTCGTAGCTGAACTTAAGGATAAGAAGGTTCCTGAAAATCTCATTAAGATGGAAGAGGAAGAATCTAGCGAAAGTGAACCAGGAACGGTTCTAAGACAAACACCAGCAGCAGGAACTACGTATGACTTATCAAAGGCTAGTACGATTGTTTTAACAGTTGCTAAAAAGGTAACTAGTGTAACTATGCCGGGTTATATCGGTTCAAGTCTTGAATTCACTAAAAATAATTTGATTCAAATTGTTGGGGTGAAAGAGGCTAATATTGAAGTTGTTGAAGTGTCAACCGCTCCTGAAGGAACAGCAGAAGGAAATGTTGTGGATCAGACTCCAAAAGCGGGTGGAAAAATTGATTTAGCCAGCACACGTATTAAAATTTCGATTTATAAACCCAAAACACCACCATCAAGTTCCTCTTCAACGTCAGTTCAACGTGGTAACCAAGGTTCACCTACTACTCCAAATCAAGGGAATCAACAAGGTGGCCAGCAAGGAAATCAACAAGGAACGGTTCCTACTCCGAGTCAACCAAATAGTGAAGGAAACCACGAAAATTCTCGTGATTAA
- the fmt gene encoding methionyl-tRNA formyltransferase, producing the protein MTKLIFMGTPDFSATVLKGLLTDDRYEILAVVTQPDRAVGRKKVIQETPVKQAAKEAGLPIYQPEKLSGSPEMEALMKLGADGIVTAAFGQFLPSKLLDSMDFAVNVHASLLPKHRGGAPIHYALIQGDEEAGVTIMEMVKEMDAGDMISRRSIPITDEDNVGTLFEKLALVGRDLLLDTLPAYIAGDIKPEPQDPSQVTFSPNIKPEEEKLDWTKSNRQLFNQIRGMNPWPVAHTFLKGDRFKIYEALLVEGKGNPGEILSIGKKELIVATAEGALSLKQVQPAGKPKMDIASFLNGVGRTLTVGERFGD; encoded by the coding sequence ATGACAAAATTAATCTTTATGGGGACCCCCGACTTTTCAGCAACAGTCTTAAAAGGACTTTTGACAGATGACCGTTACGAAATTCTAGCCGTTGTGACCCAGCCAGACCGTGCTGTCGGACGTAAAAAAGTTATCCAAGAAACTCCAGTCAAGCAGGCTGCCAAGGAAGCAGGACTTCCTATCTACCAACCTGAAAAACTATCTGGAAGTCCAGAGATGGAAGCTCTTATGAAGCTAGGAGCGGATGGAATTGTGACTGCTGCTTTTGGGCAGTTTCTACCAAGTAAACTCCTTGATAGCATGGACTTTGCGGTCAATGTTCACGCCTCCCTTCTTCCAAAACACCGAGGTGGTGCGCCTATCCATTATGCCTTGATTCAAGGGGATGAGGAAGCTGGTGTGACCATCATGGAAATGGTTAAGGAAATGGATGCAGGGGATATGATTTCTCGTCGCAGTATTCCTATCACGGATGAGGATAATGTCGGCACCTTGTTTGAGAAATTGGCGCTAGTTGGTCGTGATTTGCTTTTGGATACTTTGCCTGCCTACATTGCTGGTGACATCAAACCTGAACCACAGGATCCAAGTCAGGTTACTTTCTCGCCAAATATCAAGCCAGAAGAAGAAAAACTAGATTGGACTAAAAGCAATCGTCAACTCTTTAACCAGATCCGTGGGATGAACCCCTGGCCTGTTGCCCATACTTTCCTTAAGGGCGACCGCTTTAAGATTTATGAAGCACTACTAGTGGAAGGTAAGGGAAATCCAGGTGAAATCCTCTCTATCGGCAAGAAAGAATTGATTGTCGCAACGGCTGAAGGAGCTTTGTCTCTCAAACAAGTGCAGCCAGCTGGTAAGCCTAAGATGGACATTGCTTCCTTCCTCAACGGTGTTGGACGTACATTGACTGTAGGAGAACGATTTGGTGATTAA
- a CDS encoding threonine/serine exporter family protein, producing the protein MTLTTFLLQAVASLLAIITFLIVLNVQRSMLLPGGILGMAVWLIYLLLKEPTNVIVATFIAAIIGSCVSQILSILYKTPAVVFILAILAPLVPGYLSYRTTAFFVTGDYSHAIASATLVVMLALVISIGMASGTVILRLYSHLRKQYNG; encoded by the coding sequence ATGACACTAACAACCTTTTTATTACAAGCAGTAGCAAGTCTTCTTGCTATTATCACTTTTTTAATCGTACTCAATGTGCAACGCTCTATGCTCTTACCTGGAGGGATTTTGGGCATGGCTGTCTGGCTAATCTATCTCTTGCTCAAGGAACCGACCAATGTTATTGTGGCTACTTTTATTGCAGCCATTATCGGTTCTTGTGTCAGCCAGATTTTAAGTATTCTTTATAAGACACCTGCTGTGGTCTTTATCTTGGCCATCTTGGCACCTCTGGTTCCGGGTTATCTTTCCTATCGGACAACTGCCTTTTTTGTGACAGGAGATTACAGTCATGCCATTGCTAGTGCAACCTTGGTTGTTATGCTGGCTTTGGTGATTTCCATTGGAATGGCTAGCGGTACAGTGATTCTCAGACTCTATTCTCACTTACGAAAACAGTATAATGGTTAG
- a CDS encoding Stp1/IreP family PP2C-type Ser/Thr phosphatase — translation MEISLLTDVGQKRTNNQDYVNHFINRAGRPMIILADGMGGHRAGNIASEMAVTDLGVAWVDTQIDTVNEVREWFANNLEIENQKINQLGQDEAYKGMGTTLEAVAIIDNQAIYAHIGDSRIGLIRGEQYHQLTSDHSLVNELLKAGQLTPEEAASHPQKNIITQSIGQKDEIQPDFGMITLESGDYLLLNSDGLTNMISGSEIYDIVTSDISLADKAATLIRFANNAGGLDNITVALIAVNEEATE, via the coding sequence ATGGAAATTTCATTATTAACAGATGTTGGTCAGAAACGAACAAATAACCAAGACTATGTCAACCATTTTATTAATCGTGCAGGGCGTCCAATGATTATCCTAGCTGATGGGATGGGAGGTCATCGCGCGGGAAATATCGCTAGTGAAATGGCGGTAACAGACCTGGGTGTAGCTTGGGTAGATACTCAAATTGATACTGTTAATGAAGTGCGTGAATGGTTTGCTAACAACCTTGAGATTGAAAATCAAAAGATTAACCAATTGGGACAAGATGAAGCTTATAAAGGAATGGGAACAACCCTTGAGGCTGTTGCTATTATTGATAATCAGGCTATTTATGCCCACATTGGAGATTCTCGTATCGGTTTAATTCGTGGAGAACAATACCACCAGTTAACGAGCGACCATTCCTTGGTCAATGAATTGCTCAAGGCAGGTCAATTGACACCTGAAGAAGCAGCTAGCCACCCACAGAAAAATATTATTACTCAATCTATTGGTCAAAAAGACGAAATTCAGCCTGATTTCGGAATGATCACCCTCGAGTCAGGAGACTATCTCTTACTTAATAGTGATGGATTGACAAATATGATTTCAGGAAGTGAAATCTATGATATCGTAACCAGCGATATTTCTTTGGCAGATAAGGCAGCAACCTTGATCCGTTTTGCAAACAATGCAGGTGGGTTAGACAACATCACAGTTGCCCTTATTGCTGTTAATGAGGAGGCGACAGAATGA
- a CDS encoding threonine/serine exporter family protein, whose amino-acid sequence MEESRELNAVIDVIMLAGTILLKSGSEIHRVEDTMIRIAHSQGIVDCNVLAMPAAIFFSIENTNISRMKRVTSSSYNIEKVCDVNQISRQLVGGQIDLETAFKQLKALQAQPLPYTKLQVTLAATFSAPFFSIMFSGNIYDALGAGVATLFGFAFSLYVEKFIRIPFVTAFAGAFVFGMIAQFWARYTGFPSTADLIIAGAVMPFVPGIALTNAVRDIMTNHINSGMSKMFESLLITLALGAGTSVALVLMN is encoded by the coding sequence ATGGAAGAATCAAGAGAATTAAATGCCGTTATCGATGTGATTATGTTAGCTGGAACCATTCTTCTCAAAAGTGGCTCAGAGATTCATCGTGTAGAAGATACCATGATCCGTATTGCGCATTCACAGGGGATTGTGGATTGCAATGTTTTGGCTATGCCTGCTGCAATCTTTTTCTCCATTGAAAATACCAATATTTCGCGTATGAAGCGCGTGACTTCCTCTTCTTATAACATTGAAAAAGTCTGCGATGTGAACCAGATTTCTCGTCAACTGGTTGGGGGGCAGATTGATTTAGAGACAGCCTTCAAGCAATTAAAGGCCTTGCAAGCCCAGCCCCTTCCTTATACTAAGTTGCAGGTAACTTTGGCTGCGACCTTTAGTGCTCCTTTCTTTTCAATTATGTTTAGTGGAAATATCTACGACGCACTTGGGGCAGGAGTGGCTACCTTATTTGGTTTTGCCTTTTCCCTCTATGTGGAGAAGTTTATCCGAATTCCCTTTGTGACGGCCTTTGCTGGAGCCTTTGTCTTTGGGATGATTGCCCAGTTTTGGGCTCGCTACACAGGTTTTCCTTCAACGGCAGATTTGATTATAGCTGGTGCAGTCATGCCGTTTGTACCAGGGATTGCCTTGACCAATGCGGTTCGTGATATTATGACCAACCACATAAACTCTGGTATGAGTAAGATGTTTGAATCCCTGCTCATTACCCTTGCTTTAGGGGCGGGAACTTCTGTCGCCTTGGTATTGATGAATTAA
- the rsmB gene encoding 16S rRNA (cytosine(967)-C(5))-methyltransferase RsmB, with translation MIKVETARSLALAVLEDVFINQAYSNIALNKHLKGSQLSVADKGLVTELVYGTVARKLTLEWYLSHFIEDRDQLDSWLYVLLLMSAYQLRYLDKIPDHAVVNEAVELAKVRKKGSEKLVNAVLRRILREGWPDIASIKRKSKRDSIAYSLPVWLVAKLKEEYGEERAQAIFESLLVRNKASIRVTDLGRKEEIKALLEASDSSLSPSGLVKEQGHFAGHDLFSEGAITIQDESSQLVAPTLDLQGDEQVLDACAAPGGKTAHIASYLTTGQVTALDLYDHKLDLIQENAQRLGVADRIQTQKLDARKVHEFFGQDSFDKILVDAPCSGIGLLRRKPDIKYNKETADFASLQEIQLEILGSVCQTLRKGGIITYSTCTIVSEENFQVVQAFLESHPEFEQVTLEHECKDIMKDGCILITPELYGSDGFFISQFRKISD, from the coding sequence GTGATTAAAGTAGAAACAGCTAGAAGTTTAGCCCTAGCAGTATTAGAGGATGTTTTTATTAATCAAGCATACTCAAATATCGCCTTAAATAAGCATCTCAAGGGAAGTCAACTTTCTGTAGCAGACAAGGGTTTGGTAACCGAGCTGGTCTATGGAACAGTAGCCCGTAAACTGACTCTGGAATGGTACCTATCCCACTTTATCGAAGACAGAGACCAGTTAGACAGTTGGCTTTATGTCCTTCTTCTTATGAGTGCCTACCAGCTTCGCTATCTGGATAAGATTCCAGACCATGCTGTGGTTAATGAAGCAGTGGAACTGGCCAAAGTCCGTAAAAAGGGCAGTGAAAAATTGGTCAATGCCGTCCTTCGTCGTATCCTGCGTGAAGGCTGGCCAGATATTGCCAGTATCAAACGAAAAAGCAAACGTGATTCCATTGCCTATTCTCTACCTGTTTGGCTAGTTGCCAAGCTCAAGGAAGAATACGGAGAAGAGCGAGCGCAAGCTATCTTTGAAAGTCTTTTGGTGCGCAACAAGGCCAGCATTCGTGTAACAGATCTAGGACGAAAAGAGGAAATCAAAGCCTTGTTGGAGGCCAGTGATTCGTCCTTGTCTCCTTCTGGTCTGGTTAAGGAGCAAGGCCACTTTGCGGGACATGACCTATTTTCAGAGGGAGCTATTACCATTCAAGACGAGTCCAGTCAGCTGGTTGCTCCGACGCTTGATTTACAAGGTGATGAGCAGGTTCTAGATGCCTGTGCGGCTCCGGGTGGAAAAACAGCTCATATAGCCTCTTATCTCACGACAGGTCAGGTTACTGCTCTGGACTTGTACGACCATAAGTTGGACTTAATTCAAGAAAACGCCCAACGTCTAGGGGTTGCAGATCGGATTCAAACGCAAAAATTGGATGCCAGAAAGGTACATGAGTTTTTTGGTCAGGATTCATTTGATAAGATTTTGGTAGATGCTCCCTGTTCAGGAATCGGTCTTCTGCGCCGCAAGCCAGACATCAAATACAATAAAGAAACGGCAGATTTCGCGTCTTTGCAGGAAATTCAGCTAGAAATATTAGGTAGTGTTTGTCAAACACTACGCAAAGGTGGTATAATAACTTATAGTACCTGTACTATTGTCTCAGAGGAGAACTTTCAAGTCGTACAGGCATTTTTAGAAAGTCATCCTGAATTTGAGCAGGTAACACTAGAACATGAATGTAAGGATATCATGAAAGATGGCTGTATCCTCATCACACCTGAATTGTATGGAAGTGATGGATTCTTCATCAGTCAATTTCGCAAGATATCGGATTAG